In Paucidesulfovibrio gracilis DSM 16080, the DNA window AGCATCCTCCCAAGTGGACACCCTGAAAACCGAGGTGGCCACCCTGACCGAACGGCTGAACACCCTGGAAGCCCGCCTGGAAAAACAGGCCCGCCGCATCGACCAACTCACGGGCCGAACCCAGGAGCCGAAAATGCAGGGCGATGCCGAGGGGCAAACCCCGCTCATCGACCTTGGCGACGACAAAGCCTTTGAGGAACAGGTGGTTCGCGAAGGTCTCGAACAAATCGTAAACATGTCCAGACTGTTGCTGGATAAAATGGAATATGAAATGAATCAGGAGCTGGGCGGCGCCCTTCAGGAGACGCCCGCTGCCGAATCCCCGGACCAGGGGACAATGGATCGGCCTGCTGAAAACCAACAATAACTGTGTTCGTGCGTGGACCAGGGACCGTTTTCCAGCGGTTCTGGTCCGCGCACGGCCTGTCCCGCCAGTCTTTCGCCTTTTCCCGCCTTACCGGGCCAGGTGGTTCACCGCTTCCGTGGCCTCTCGCATATAGGCCTCCACAATGGCATCAATCTCTCCGGTTTCGCGAAGCCGCCGCAACTCGGTGTTGAACCGCGCCACAAAATCCCGGGCCTCGGCTCGACGGGCAGAAAACCCGATGTGTCCGGCATAACGGGCCACTTCGGAAATTTCACGCACGCCCTTGATGCGGGCGCTTCCTTCCTGTGTTGCAATCTCGTGGAGCGTCCAGATAATGGAACGACGGTCGTTGATGTAACAATCCACACGCCCCAGCAGCATGCGTTCAATATTGCGCCGGGTTCCGGGTACGGGATCCACGCTGACGCGACCCTGTTGCACGGCCCGCTGGAACGGCCGGGCCACCACGTGAAAACCGGTATTCAGGCCGAAGGTGACGCCGTCATAATCCTTTGGGAACGCGGCTCCCGGCTCCATGCCAGCGTCATCGCGACACCAGGCGACCGTGATCTCCTCCAGAATCGGATCGGAATAGGGAGCCAGATAGGGCCGCTCCTCATACCCCAGATAGGGCGGGACAACCCCTAAAGCCCGGCCCTGCTCCACCATGCGCAGGGCGCGTTTCCAGGGATAGAGGCGTACCTCCACGTCATATTCGGGCATGGCCGCGAACACGCGCTCCAATATCCGGTGGTATATTCCCTGGTTGCTTCCATTCTCCAGGTACGAGTACGGCGGGTAGTCATCATCACCGACAATGAGAACAGACTGCTTCGCCTGGACCACGGAACACAACAGCATCCAGGACAATATCCCGGTCGCCGCGGCAAGCCGCATGGAAAAACGGGCGGCAACGCCCTGTCGCGTGCTCATGCGCTGATCCCCCTTCCCCTTGTGGTACCACAAAAGAATGTTCGTCTGAAGTCCGTAATCGTTCCATGTTGCTGCTTTGCCGTGGCTGCGGACCATTCAACCACATTTTCTTGTGTATGCGAAAAAAAAGCCCGCAGCGTTCCTCCACATGGAAAGAAAACCCTGCGAGCCGTTTCCCCCGCTTCGGGCGGAGAAAGTCGGTCAGGCCAATGGCCGCCTTTGGTCCATTTCTCAGGACTGTTCCTGGGGCAACACGTAGAGGGGCAACCCCTTGACCAGGCGTTGTTCCCCATCCTGCGTCACGGAAAGATTGATGGTATGCCGCCCTTCCTGGGACACGTTCAACCCCGGAAGCTGGAAATTGACCTTGTGCAGAGTGGCTCCTGTGGGTTGCACCTGATTGCTGCCCAGGTCGGTTTCTGTGCCGTCCGGCGCCACCAGGCTCAGTCCGATGGTGAACCCGCTGCTGTTCGGGCCGGTCTCCCAAAGGGTGACGATAAAGCAGGACGGCACTGTGGCGGGCAGGCTGGGAACGGTGCCGTGTTCAAAAGCTCGGATAAAGGACGCGGAACCGGATTCGCGGTCCACAATCACATCCCGGCAAAGCAACGCGTATACGAGTTCGGGAAACATGGCTCTCCTTGGTTTCCGGTCAGTTTTCCAGAAGGCGCATGGCTTCGTCAACCGAACCGTTCTCATGCACGATGTGGTGCAGCGCACGTACCAGTCCGGTGGGGTCGTCATGCTGGAACACATTGCGTCCCACGGAAAGGCCGGCTCCTCCGGCCATCAGGGAATTCTTGACCATTTCCAGAAGATCCTGCGTGGAATCCAGCTTTTCCCCGCCGGCAATGACCACCGGTACGCAGCAGCTCTCCGTCACATGGGCAAACGATTCCACGGAACCCGTATAATTGACCTTGACGATGTCCGCGCCCAGTTCCATGCCCACACGGGCGCAATGGGCCACAACCTCAGGCTCGTACTCGTTGCGGATCTTGGGTCCGCGGGCATAGACCATGGCCAGCAGAGGGATGCCCCAATAGTCGGCGCGTTCTGCGGTGCTTCCCAGGTGTTCCAACATCACGGACTCGTTCTCGTCCCCGATGTTCACATGCACGCTCACGCCGTCCGCGCCCATGCGCAGCGCTTCTTCCACGGTGGTGACCAAGGCCTTGCGGTTGGGAAAGGGAGAAAGACTGGTGCTGGCGGAAAGATGTACGATCAGTCCGAAGTCCCGTCCCTCGGACCGATGCCCGCAGGCCACGCATCCCTTATGGACCAGCCCGGCGTTGGCTCCGCCGTTGACCAACCGGGTGACCATTTCCCGGATGTCTTCCAGTCCCTGAATCGGTCCCACGGTCACGCCGTGGTCCATAGGCACCACGATGGTGCGGCGGGTGTTGCGGTTGAAGATCCGATCCAGCCTGAGGGCTTTTCCGGTGTTCATGGCGGCGCTCCTTTTCGGGTAATAATGACCAGGTGGTCACCCGGAAGTGATACCGCAAAACAACGCGGTGCGCCAGGGGCGGAAGGTTACTTTCTCGTCATATCGCTCCAGGCCCAGACCACCTTGCCCACAATGGCGCGGGTGATGTCGTCGTCGTAATCGCGGGCCAGGCGATAGACCATGGGCGGAAAATCCCGGCTGTTGTCGGAATAAAAGATCAATTCGATGTCCTCGGAGGTTTTGTGGGTGGACACGCGCTTGACCATGGCTCCGGCGTCGTCGCCGCCCGGCTCGGTGACCAGCATGATCTTCCCCGCGGGAACGGGATCCCGTTCATTGCGGTCCACAAGCACGATGTCGCCGGGGTGCAGGGTGGGAATCATGGAGAGTTCATTTTTGCCGATCTGCACGGCCACCATGTTGGACCGAAAGCGCACGGCCTCGTGATGCCGCCAGACCAGCACCCAGCCGTCGATCTTATCTTCGGGGATCAGGCCCGGTCCCGCGGCCACGGGCGAGGCAGCCAGAGGGACGGCGATGTAATCCTCGGAATCCGGCGGCGGAGCTTCCCGGCCCACCTGGGAGCGCTCCGGAACCACGAAACAGACTTCCCGCGTCGCATCGTCCGGGTCATCGGGAAACGCCAGCCGCGCCCCCAGCCGGTCCAAAATGCGCCCCAGGGAGTCCACGGTCAGCCCCCGCTCTCCGGAAAGAAACCGGTTCAATTGGGACGGATCCACCTCCAGAGCATCGGCCATACGCTTCTTGTTGGGAAACGGCTTGCCCTTGCCCACCAGTTCCTTCAATCGATTTCGCAGCTCATCGGTGAACGCCATGCCCCCTCCGGATTGGATTTCCGCTCATTTTGCATAATGGAGCATACCCGCGGGCTTGGCTCTTTGTCTAATGCTTTCTGACAAAATTATTTGACACTACGTTTGTCAAATCGCTATAACGTATCCCGGGGCCGAGAACGGCGCGCTCCTGTCCCGGAGCACGCCAACCGTCACAGGTTCTGCCGATATCTATCGGATTTTTTGTTAAAAAGAGCAACAAAGGAGGATACATGCATTCTCAGGTGGAAATCGTTCGCCTGGAGGACTCCACCAACGGCACCTTGGGCGCGCTCCGCGTGCGGGGGCTGGTGCTGTGCTGCACGTTGGAGCCGCCATCTTTGGACAATCGGCAATTTGTTTCCAGCATACCCGCGGGAGAATACCATTGCCAACGGACACACTCCCAGCGCTTCGGCAACACCTTCGAGGTTCGCAACGTTCCGGGACGGAGCCGGATTTTGTTTCACCCCGGCAATACCGTGGAAGACACCAGCGGATGCGTGCTGCTCGGGCGGCATTTCGGTTCCCTGCAAGGGCGGCGGGCCGTGCTGCGCTCCCGGGATGCCTGCCGGGATTTTCTTCATCAATTCCAAGGATGCGAATCCTTTTGGCTGCACATCCATCCCGTGACGGAGTGCCGCGCATGAACGACCGGATCTGCATCAAGGGGGCCAAGGCCATTTGCATGGCCGTGGGGGAGAACCCCAAGGAAATCGTGCGGCTGGTACGCGAGCAGGGACTGCCCGCCTGGAAGCGCGAAAACCGCGGCACGTGGCGCGCCCTGCCCGAGGATCTGCTCATGTGGATGCGCCTCCAGCGCAACCGGCATCTGGATGTGGCGGGCACGTGCGGACGAAAATTTGATATGTGACAAAAAAACGGGACGAAAGCATTCGTCCCGTTTTTTGTTTCCCCTGCCTACGGAAGCGTCAGTCCCAGCCCGACAAGGCCCGGCGCACCATTTCCGATGAAATGGACCCCAACGGCAGCACCTCCCGAACCCCACCCAGGCGAATGGCTTCCTTGGGCATGCCAAAAACCACGGAGGTGGCTTCATCCTGAGCAATGGTCCAGCCGCCCGCTTCGAACAGCTCTTTCATGCCCTTGGCGCCGTCGTCGCCCATGCCCGTCATAATGGCGCCCACCGCGTTCTTGCCCGCATACTGGGCCGCGGAACGGAACAACACGTCCACGGAGGGACGGTGCCGGGAGACCAACGGACCATCCTTGACCTGCACATAGTACCGCGCGCCCGCCCGTTTGAGCAGCATGTGCTTGTTGCCCGGAGCAATGAGCGCCTGGCCGCGCAGCATGGTGTCGTTGTCTTGGGCTTCCTTGACCGTAATGCGACAAATCTGGTTCAGCCGCTCGGAGAAACGGGCGGTAAAGCCTTCCGGCATATGCTGCACAATGGCCACGGCCGGGCAGCCCAGGGGCAAGGATTGCAAAAATTGGGACAGCGCCTCGGTGCCGCCCGTGGACGCGCCCACCACAAGCATCTTCTCCGTGGTGGAGATGGTGTAGCCCTTGCCCTTGGCAATGACCACGTCCGCATCCAGCTTGGGCCGGACCTTGGCCTCCGCGGCAGTGAAGATTTCCTTTTTCCGAGGTTGGACGCGGGCAGCGGCCTTGACCGCATCGCAGAGCCGGATGCGCGATTCCTCGAGGAATTTCTTGGTCCCCACCTTGGGTTTGGTTACGATTTCCACGGCGCCGTATTCCAACGCCTTGAGCGCGTTGTCACTGCCGGATTCGGCCATGGAAGAACAAATGATCACGGGGATGGGATGCTGGGACATGATCTTGCGCAGAAAGGTCAGCCCGTCCATGCGCGGCATCTCGATATCCAGGGTGATCACATCCGGGATCGACCGGCGCAGTTTGTCCGCAGCGACATACGGATCCGCGGCCGTGGCCATGACCTGAATCTGGGGATCGGATTCCAGAATATCGGTCATGGTCTGACGCACCAGCGCCTGATCATCCACAACAAGAACTTGTATTTTTCTAGTCATTGATATGCCCTGTCCTGAGGAACAGTTTTGACGATCCAGGCATAATGGAGCAAAAAAAGGAAGTACGCAAGCGGAGTATGCGCTCAACGACGGGGCTTCATGGAAACTATAATATCCGTGGCCGCTTCTTCGATTTTCCGGGTCAGGGTTTTATAGCCCTGCCGGGAAAAACGCAGGCTCACCGTGCCGGACCGGGAGATGCGCAGACGAAACCTGCCGTCCCCCGCCGTGACGGTGGACTCGCCTGTTTCCACGGATTCCACCCGCACGCCGGAAAGCGGACCCGAGGAATCCACCACCAGGCCGGACACCGGTCCCCGCGCCCATGTCGGCGCTGCCAGCGCCAACACCAGCATCAAACTTAAAAGCGTGTGTCGTACCTGCACAATCACCTCGAACGTTGCGGCAATGCCGGACTTGTTCCCATCAACCATGCATACACCAAAAGCACGCGCCAGCCAATCCCGTACCCCGGGAGCGCAAGCCCCGCACAGACCAGCCCGCGGGCATGGTTCACTTTTTCCGATGCTCGCGGTATGTCCCGAAGATCATCAATTCAGCCCATAGGAGTGTCATCGTGAAATCCCTTTTCCCGCATTTTCCGAGCCGGGTCCATGCCGTGGCGCTGCTCCTGCTCCTGGCCCTGGCTGGATGCGCCGGAAGCAGCGTGGTTCCGCTGACCTATCCGGCCAAGCTTTCGGACGTACCCTGGTGCCGCTGGGACATGACCATCGCCGCGTTCGAGGACCAGCGGCCATCCCCGCAGGTGCTCGGCACACGGGACGAAACCAGCGCATATTCGCCCGGATCGGACGTGGGCGACTGGGCCACACGCGCCCTGCTTGAGGAAATGAAAAGCCGGGGTTGTGAATGCGCCTACGCGTCCAGTCTGAAAACCGCGGGCCAAGGCTTTGTGGCCAGCGGACAGATCCTGGAAATACGTTTGGACAAAGTGGGACTGAGCACCTGGAAAACACAGATGAAAATCCGCTACGTGCTCACCAGGGGCGGCGACCAGCTCTACGCTGCCACGCACACCGGGGTCGTGGAACGTCCCATTGTGCTCAAGGACGACGCCCCCTCGCAAATCCTGGCCGAAGGCCTGCAGGACATCACCACCCAGGCTGTGGAAGCCATGATCGCGGCCATGGAAAAAGAGCAGCCTTTCTAGCCTGCCGTCAGACACCACCCCGTGTCCCGCCTGTACAGCGGCGGGACGCGGCGACTCACTCGCAGACCACCCAGCGTCCGTCCTCGGCCCGGAGCATGAAGACCTGGTCCTCCTGCTGCTCCTTGCCGCCGATCACGGGATGCGTGCGCACGTAGGATCCGGTCAACCGGACCTCGGCCATGCCGCCTTCCTGACGCACCAGCTCATAGCGCAGCCCCGTAAAATCGTGCTGCACCTTGCTCCAGTCCACACCCATGGTATCAAATTCCTTTCGGGCGTTTTCCGCCATTTCCACCAATCCGGCACCGCGCATGGCCCGACACATATTGGCTTCCATGGTGTGTGCATCAATGCGGTAGACCGCCTCGCAAAACGCGCGGGTCACTTCCACGGGCGACGGACCCGAAACAGGTGCCTGCCCGGCCACGGACCCGGAACCCTCCAGCCAGGCCCGGTATTCGGCCAGCGGCATATTGGCCCGGCTCTGATCCCCGCACATGCGCCACTGACCGTCAATCCGTTGCACGATGATCACGTCGGGATCCTCGTCCCATTCCGTACCCGTGGGCATAATAATGGCGTATGGACCCGCAATGCGCACACGGGCCAGGTCGCGGTCCTGCTCCACCAGCGTGTAGACCACCTGGGAAAAATCATAGCCGACAGCGTCGTAATCCACACCGGCCCGGCGCAGTTCCTCGATCTGGGAAGCGAAAAAGGTCTTCAGCTCCTCCCGGTCCTGCTCGGTCATGCAGGCATGGTCCGCCATCATGGCGAAATTGAGCGTGTGGCCGCCCTCATAGACCATACGGGCGGCGTACTCGGGAGTGCCGGGTTCCGGCGCGGCCCAAGCCGAGGAAACACAAAGAGGGAAAAGCATAAGAAATAAAAAAAGACATTGTCGCGGCATGACCTTCTCCGGTTGCGGTTACCTGTGCCAAGCTATACGCATGCCGTCGCTTCGGGGTCAACCGACTTCCAACTCCGCCTTAGGGACACTCCGGTCCGCTGTCCATGGCGGCCCGAATCCGCCGGACGCATTCGTTGAACCCGCGCACCACTTCCGGCCGCCGCTGGGCAAAATCCCGGGTAAAACACACGGCCAACGGCATGCTGCGAAACGCCAATTCGCGCACGGACTCACGCAGTCCCCGCTCCTCCAACAACAAGCCCATGGCCTGGTCACTGCCCAAGGCCGCGTCAATGCGTCCGTCCAGCAGCATTTCCAAAAGCAACGCCGGCGATCTTGGCGCCGCACCGATATTGTAGCCATTTTCCCGTAGCCAGTGCAGCATGTTGGCTCCCTGAAACGCCCCCACCGAAGCGGTTGACCGAAATTCCGGGGAGAATGGATCCCATTGGCTGGTCTTGAGCAGATACCAGTTCCACTTTTGCCCGGCCACCACCTCGGAAAACACGCCCTTGTGTTCCCGCTCGGCATTGTGCGATGCCGCGAAAAATCCGTCCACATGCCCATCCCAGGCCATTTTCTGCGCCCGCTTCCACGGCACCACCAGAATCCGGACTGAAATGCCCATACATTCAAAAGCCTGCCGCACCATGCGGACCGCCGTACCATCAAAATAGCCTGCTTCGTCATAACACCCGTACGGACACCGCTCGTGCGTGGTCAGCAGCACTTCCTGGGGCGTTGCGCCTTGCTGGTCCCCGGCAACGACATTCGCGGCAAGGCCCAGAACACACAGCAGCATGACTCCCAACGCCACAAGCCGCCTTATCGCCTTCCGTTGGATCGTCCCTGGCTCACACTCTTCCCGATCCATCATCCCCCGCATGTGCAGCCCCCTCAGCCCTTGTTCCATACCGCGATGCTCTGCCCATGCATGGCGGGATGAAGTTAACAGTGTTCTCAAATTACGCCCATCAGCCCATCAGTGCAAGCCCTTCGGCCGATTGCACGTTCTCCACACCGTATTCGGTCCGATACAAAATGCAGGACCGTGCTTGGGCATGCCCCGAGGTCCATGCGCTGCAGTCCGGCAGCGCGCTCCACGCATGCCGCCAACCGGCGTGGCGCACGCACCGCCTTTTCCGGCGACGCACCATCCTGCGGCACGGCACGCAAAAAGCCCCCACCTCCGGGCCAAAGCCTGAAGGCGGGAGCTTTGCATCAATACGCGCTCAGAAGATGAAAAACCCCTCCGGCCGCGTGTTACCCAACCCTGCTAGGGCTGAATCTCACTGCATACGTACCACTTTCCGTTTTCCTTGCGCATTTCAATGTCCTGGTCCTGCTCCTGGGACTCTTCGGGCAGGCCCGGCACCTTCACACTGAGCACCCCGCCCATGTGAACCGTGGCCGTGTATTCTTCCTGCTTGATCAACTCAAACGTAACCGCGCTCATATCGTACCGCACCTGGCTGAGGTCCACGCCCATGCCCTTGAGGATGTTCATGGTTTCCTCAAAGTCCGCACGCTGTTCCTCAATCTGGCGACGCATATCCTCGCAGGACAAGGCGCTCAGGCCGTCCAGGTCAAAGGCCAGGGAAACTTCCACGGCCTTGCGCGCCACGGCCAGGGGATCGCCGGGCTGCTGCTCTTCACCGTTGCACCCCACCGCAAAGGCCAGGACAGCCAGGGTCAGAGCCAGGCAAACGAGCTTGGACAACTGCTTCATGATTTTTTTCTCCTTGGAATGATCCGAATATCGCTCCCACCCCAGGTAGCGGGAAACCTGCTCGGGGTCAACGCGACCGGGATCTCCCAACCCATTGAATTCACGACTCAGAGCAGGGGACCGCAAACCTTCCAGCGCCCTTGCTCCACCCGGCAGGAAACCACTTCGTCCAGTTGCTCCCGCGTGGGTCCCTGGGTGGGATGGTCGGCCAGGATGATGCCCGTCATGCGCACCCGTGCGTGGTCTGCGTTGCGTTCGACCAATTCATAACGCATGTCGCACAGCTCGATGCCCGCCCCCTGGCTCCGCGTCTGAGCCATGCCCGCACGCAGGGCGGCCAGGGAAATACCGGACTCCACGCAAAGATAATGCTCCATGCCCACGGCGTCGAGCCGGGCAAAGGCGCACATGGCCGATTCCACGGCCTGTTCCGGTGTTCCCGAAGGACCGCATCCCACTCCGACACCGCACCAGAGCAGCAACAGCAACCAAGCCATCCGCAACAGCGCGGCCCGCGCTCCCGGCTTGTGCTCCGGCGGTATTCTTTGCGTTCTTTTGCACATACCAACCATCCGGCATTCAATATGATTCAATTTCTCATATACGATTCAATGCACAAAGGAAAGCAGGTATGCTGCATAAAAAGGAACCTGCGCATCCCTTGTGACACGCAGGCCTGTTGCGGTTGGAACGGACCGACAGCCCAGGGGAAAAGGGTTCCATGGCCCGGGTATGGCCTTTTTTTCAGAACTACGATATTTGATGCAAAAAATTTCCACGTTCCGCCCGAATCGGCATTCCGGACAGGAAACCAAAGGAGCATGTCCATGAAGAAATTCTTTTCCTTCCTCCTCTTTGCGGCCATCATCGTCGGCGCTGTGAGCCTGGCTCCCACATTGGGGCAGAAGCTGGACAAACCCTACGAAGCAGGGTTACTTCAGGCTCCTGACATTGAGCGGCACAATCATGCTGCGCCCGAGCACGAGGCGGGCCACGGCGAACCAGCGGAAAGCCACGGCTGATTCCGTCCCTGTGGTCTCCTCCCAGGAGAACCCATGCCCCATATCGCTTTTCGGACCGGGAAGCACAGCCCCCGGACCGCGGCTTCATTCCGCGCATTCGGCAAAACAGTGCGGTGTGTCCGGATTCTGTTTTGCCTGTTTTCGACCCTGGTCGTAGCGGGCTGCGCCAATCACGCGGCCGTTCCTGATTCGGAACGGGATCTGGCCTCCCTGCGGCGGCAATACGACACCCAGCGCACCATGGAATATCCCGGCGTTTCCACGGATCAAGCCATTGCCGCGGCAACACGCGTGTTCACGCTGGCCCATGCCGGATACCACATCCTGGCCGGACGCGGCGGGGTCATTGCCTGGCGCGAGCGAGCGGGCATGGATACCATGTTCCACCGGGAACACGCGGATTTTTGGTATATTGACGTACGCGCCTCGGGCGACGGCTCCGTGCTGCGGCTGCGGCGCACGGCAGAACCCGACCCCGCAACCTCGCTGCATGCCGAAGACCATGGTCCCGGCTCGGGCCGTCTGGTGGCCGAAGCCACCATCAATCCCCAGGAAACCCTGCTTGCGGAACTGACGGAATCGGCAGCCCCGGCCGCTATTTTTTTCAAGCGCATGGACTGGCTCCTGGGCCGCAACCAATACTGGCTCTACTGTCGCGCAGCCGAAGAGTATGTGAAGATGGAAAAATTGCAGGGCGATCTGGACTCCCTCTGCCTGGGCGCCGGGGACAAACGCCCCTGAAGCACGCTTGATCGCGGCTCCCCTCGCCTCCCCAAAAATACGCCCTCCCTGCGGTCACTCCCGCCCGCCGGCATTGCCTGTTTTCCAAAAGCGCCGCATCCTGGTCCTGCATCGTCCCTTTTTCGAATATCCACCAGCCACCAACATCATCAAGACCGCACCAATGCCTCACCAATTCACCAACTTCACCGACGTACAACGCCTCGACATGGACCCGGACGTTCGTGAGCACGCCGCCATTGTCCTGGACCAGGGGCGGCACAGCTTTTACAGCGGCTTCCACCACCGCGAGCCTTTTCAGGAACGGGTACGGTATGCGGCCGCGAACCTGGATTCCTGGCAGGGGATCCCCGTGGACCGTCTCACGGTGGGCAA includes these proteins:
- a CDS encoding substrate-binding periplasmic protein; the protein is MSTRQGVAARFSMRLAAATGILSWMLLCSVVQAKQSVLIVGDDDYPPYSYLENGSNQGIYHRILERVFAAMPEYDVEVRLYPWKRALRMVEQGRALGVVPPYLGYEERPYLAPYSDPILEEITVAWCRDDAGMEPGAAFPKDYDGVTFGLNTGFHVVARPFQRAVQQGRVSVDPVPGTRRNIERMLLGRVDCYINDRRSIIWTLHEIATQEGSARIKGVREISEVARYAGHIGFSARRAEARDFVARFNTELRRLRETGEIDAIVEAYMREATEAVNHLAR
- a CDS encoding DUF6941 family protein, translating into MFPELVYALLCRDVIVDRESGSASFIRAFEHGTVPSLPATVPSCFIVTLWETGPNSSGFTIGLSLVAPDGTETDLGSNQVQPTGATLHKVNFQLPGLNVSQEGRHTINLSVTQDGEQRLVKGLPLYVLPQEQS
- a CDS encoding 2-amino-3,7-dideoxy-D-threo-hept-6-ulosonate synthase; translation: MNTGKALRLDRIFNRNTRRTIVVPMDHGVTVGPIQGLEDIREMVTRLVNGGANAGLVHKGCVACGHRSEGRDFGLIVHLSASTSLSPFPNRKALVTTVEEALRMGADGVSVHVNIGDENESVMLEHLGSTAERADYWGIPLLAMVYARGPKIRNEYEPEVVAHCARVGMELGADIVKVNYTGSVESFAHVTESCCVPVVIAGGEKLDSTQDLLEMVKNSLMAGGAGLSVGRNVFQHDDPTGLVRALHHIVHENGSVDEAMRLLEN
- a CDS encoding S24 family peptidase, yielding MAFTDELRNRLKELVGKGKPFPNKKRMADALEVDPSQLNRFLSGERGLTVDSLGRILDRLGARLAFPDDPDDATREVCFVVPERSQVGREAPPPDSEDYIAVPLAASPVAAGPGLIPEDKIDGWVLVWRHHEAVRFRSNMVAVQIGKNELSMIPTLHPGDIVLVDRNERDPVPAGKIMLVTEPGGDDAGAMVKRVSTHKTSEDIELIFYSDNSRDFPPMVYRLARDYDDDITRAIVGKVVWAWSDMTRK
- a CDS encoding DUF5675 family protein; the encoded protein is MHSQVEIVRLEDSTNGTLGALRVRGLVLCCTLEPPSLDNRQFVSSIPAGEYHCQRTHSQRFGNTFEVRNVPGRSRILFHPGNTVEDTSGCVLLGRHFGSLQGRRAVLRSRDACRDFLHQFQGCESFWLHIHPVTECRA
- a CDS encoding protein-glutamate methylesterase/protein-glutamine glutaminase is translated as MTRKIQVLVVDDQALVRQTMTDILESDPQIQVMATAADPYVAADKLRRSIPDVITLDIEMPRMDGLTFLRKIMSQHPIPVIICSSMAESGSDNALKALEYGAVEIVTKPKVGTKKFLEESRIRLCDAVKAAARVQPRKKEIFTAAEAKVRPKLDADVVIAKGKGYTISTTEKMLVVGASTGGTEALSQFLQSLPLGCPAVAIVQHMPEGFTARFSERLNQICRITVKEAQDNDTMLRGQALIAPGNKHMLLKRAGARYYVQVKDGPLVSRHRPSVDVLFRSAAQYAGKNAVGAIMTGMGDDGAKGMKELFEAGGWTIAQDEATSVVFGMPKEAIRLGGVREVLPLGSISSEMVRRALSGWD
- a CDS encoding carboxypeptidase regulatory-like domain-containing protein, producing MVDGNKSGIAATFEVIVQVRHTLLSLMLVLALAAPTWARGPVSGLVVDSSGPLSGVRVESVETGESTVTAGDGRFRLRISRSGTVSLRFSRQGYKTLTRKIEEAATDIIVSMKPRR
- a CDS encoding substrate-binding periplasmic protein; this encodes MLLCVLGLAANVVAGDQQGATPQEVLLTTHERCPYGCYDEAGYFDGTAVRMVRQAFECMGISVRILVVPWKRAQKMAWDGHVDGFFAASHNAEREHKGVFSEVVAGQKWNWYLLKTSQWDPFSPEFRSTASVGAFQGANMLHWLRENGYNIGAAPRSPALLLEMLLDGRIDAALGSDQAMGLLLEERGLRESVRELAFRSMPLAVCFTRDFAQRRPEVVRGFNECVRRIRAAMDSGPECP